The following proteins are co-located in the Thermus tengchongensis genome:
- a CDS encoding phosphoribosyltransferase, producing the protein MRFRDRRHAGALLVEALKPLGLERPVVLGIPRGGVVVADEVARGLGGELDVVLVRKVGAPGNPEFALGAVGEKGGLVLKPYAYQYADPSYLEREAARQKDVIRRRAERYRKVRPKVPLAGRDVVLVDDGIATGSTMEAALAVVLSEKPRRVVVAVPVASPDAVERLKDQAEVVALSTPPDFAAVGAYFMDFGEVTDEEVEGLLLQWSP; encoded by the coding sequence ATGCGCTTCCGCGACCGCAGGCACGCTGGGGCTCTTCTGGTGGAAGCCCTGAAGCCCTTGGGTCTGGAACGCCCTGTGGTTTTGGGCATCCCTCGAGGCGGGGTGGTGGTGGCCGATGAGGTGGCGAGAGGCCTAGGGGGGGAGCTGGATGTGGTCCTGGTGCGCAAGGTGGGAGCCCCAGGAAATCCGGAGTTCGCTCTGGGGGCGGTGGGGGAGAAGGGGGGCTTGGTGTTGAAGCCCTATGCCTACCAGTACGCCGACCCCAGCTACCTGGAGCGCGAGGCAGCCCGGCAGAAGGACGTGATCCGCAGGCGGGCCGAGCGTTACCGTAAGGTGAGGCCAAAGGTGCCCCTTGCGGGCCGGGATGTGGTGTTGGTGGACGACGGCATCGCCACCGGTTCCACCATGGAGGCGGCCTTGGCCGTGGTTCTCTCGGAAAAACCCCGGCGGGTGGTGGTGGCGGTGCCTGTGGCCAGCCCGGATGCGGTGGAGAGGCTGAAGGATCAAGCCGAGGTGGTGGCCCTCTCCACCCCGCCGGACTTCGCCGCCGTGGGGGCCTACTTCATGGACTTCGGCGAGGTCACCGATGAGGAAGTGGAGGGCCTTTTGCTACAATGGTCGCCATGA
- a CDS encoding cupin domain-containing protein, producing MVAMKPVVKQGASVEARPVERGEKAFIQVLIGPEDGAPHFITRKFTILPGGRIPKHKHPTIEHEQYVLSGRMKVYLGDEVKEVAAGQAVYIPPDTPHAYVNEGEEPVEFLCIIPKTSAYATEWLEE from the coding sequence ATGGTCGCCATGAAGCCTGTGGTCAAGCAGGGGGCCAGCGTGGAGGCCCGTCCCGTGGAACGGGGGGAGAAGGCCTTTATCCAGGTGCTCATCGGCCCTGAGGATGGAGCCCCCCACTTCATCACCCGCAAGTTCACCATCCTGCCGGGGGGCCGCATCCCCAAGCATAAGCACCCCACCATTGAGCACGAGCAGTACGTGCTTTCTGGGCGCATGAAGGTTTACCTGGGCGACGAGGTCAAGGAGGTGGCTGCTGGGCAGGCGGTTTACATTCCCCCGGACACCCCTCACGCCTACGTGAACGAGGGGGAAGAGCCGGTGGAGTTCCTCTGCATTATCCCCAAGACCAGCGCCTACGCCACAGAGTGGTTGGAGGAATAG
- a CDS encoding ABC transporter permease, giving the protein MRREGSPWTGLWAVFFKEMADHLTGLRMRILEGLILLSALAAVYTGTQTLRQTVGEDPYLYLKLLTTAQDPLPSFVGFLSFFVPLAAIALAFDAVNGEYARGTLSRILSQPIYRDALLFGKFLAGLGTLAVLLTALFLLVVGLGLFTLGVPPGGEEMARAFLFLLATLAYAGFWLALGLLFSVLFRQPATAALAAIGVWLFFAVFFPILTDLAASALLLQADPFDPESQLRQANLALWISRLSPNTLYAETLTAVLNPAVRSLGPILITQLEGAVLGTPLPLGQSLLLVWPQLTGLFALFILLFTLAYVAFQRQEVRA; this is encoded by the coding sequence ATGCGGCGTGAAGGCTCCCCCTGGACCGGGCTATGGGCGGTCTTCTTCAAGGAGATGGCCGACCACCTCACGGGCTTGAGGATGCGCATTCTGGAGGGGTTGATCCTCCTTTCCGCCCTGGCCGCCGTTTACACCGGCACCCAGACCCTGCGCCAGACCGTGGGGGAGGACCCTTACCTCTACCTGAAGCTCCTCACCACCGCCCAGGATCCCCTGCCCTCCTTCGTGGGCTTCCTCTCCTTCTTCGTGCCCCTGGCCGCCATCGCCTTGGCCTTCGATGCGGTGAACGGGGAATACGCTAGGGGAACGCTTTCCCGTATCCTCTCCCAGCCCATCTACCGGGACGCCCTCCTCTTCGGCAAGTTCCTGGCGGGGCTCGGCACCCTGGCCGTGCTTCTCACCGCCCTCTTCCTCCTGGTGGTGGGCCTAGGCCTCTTCACCCTGGGAGTGCCTCCCGGAGGCGAGGAAATGGCCCGGGCCTTCCTCTTCCTCCTGGCCACCTTGGCCTATGCGGGCTTCTGGCTGGCCTTGGGCCTCCTCTTCTCCGTCCTCTTTCGCCAGCCGGCCACCGCCGCCCTAGCCGCCATCGGGGTCTGGCTCTTCTTCGCCGTCTTCTTCCCCATCCTCACCGACCTGGCGGCAAGCGCCCTTCTCCTTCAAGCCGACCCCTTTGATCCGGAAAGCCAGCTTCGGCAGGCTAACCTGGCCCTCTGGATCTCCCGCCTCTCCCCCAACACCCTGTACGCGGAAACCCTGACCGCCGTCCTCAACCCAGCGGTGCGCTCCTTGGGCCCCATCCTCATCACCCAGCTGGAGGGCGCCGTACTGGGCACACCCCTCCCCTTGGGCCAGAGCCTCCTTCTGGTCTGGCCCCAGCTCACGGGGCTTTTCGCCCTCTTCATCCTCCTCTTCACCCTGGCCTACGTGGCCTTCCAGCGCCAGGAGGTGCGGGCCTGA
- a CDS encoding ABC transporter ATP-binding protein: MAVIETHGLTKRYGRVVAVEDLNLEVQEGEVFGLLGPNGSGKTTTILMLLGLTEPTRGEARVLGLDPMREPLKVKSQVGYLPDQVGFYGELTAWENLRYTTRLLGLPEAEAKARIEEVLRRMGLWEVRDRRVSAFSRGMRQRLGLAEVLLKRPKVAILDEPTLGLDPEAAREFLELIKGLKAEGITILLSSHLLHQVQEVCDRVGLFHKGRLALLGTVEELAQRVLGGGYEILVEAGPGLEAAFRELEGVARVEAEAGRYRILASRDLRPELARVAVERGALFGLALRRPSLDEVYAHYFKEVAHAA, translated from the coding sequence ATGGCGGTCATCGAAACCCATGGCCTCACCAAGCGCTACGGGCGGGTGGTGGCCGTGGAGGACCTGAACCTAGAGGTGCAGGAAGGGGAGGTCTTCGGCCTTCTGGGGCCTAACGGCTCAGGCAAGACCACCACCATTCTCATGCTCCTGGGCCTCACCGAGCCCACCCGGGGCGAGGCCCGGGTTTTGGGTCTGGACCCCATGCGGGAGCCCTTGAAGGTGAAGAGCCAAGTGGGCTACCTCCCCGACCAGGTGGGGTTTTACGGGGAACTCACCGCCTGGGAGAACCTACGCTACACCACCCGCCTTTTGGGCCTCCCCGAGGCCGAGGCCAAAGCCCGCATCGAGGAGGTCTTGCGGCGCATGGGCCTTTGGGAGGTGCGGGACCGGCGGGTTTCCGCCTTCAGCCGGGGGATGCGGCAGCGCCTGGGCCTGGCGGAGGTACTCCTGAAAAGGCCCAAGGTGGCCATCCTGGACGAGCCCACCCTGGGCTTGGACCCCGAGGCCGCCCGGGAGTTTCTGGAGCTCATCAAGGGCCTGAAGGCGGAGGGCATCACCATCCTGCTCTCCAGCCACCTCCTGCACCAGGTGCAGGAGGTCTGCGATCGGGTGGGCCTTTTCCACAAGGGGCGTCTTGCCCTTTTAGGCACCGTGGAGGAGTTGGCGCAAAGGGTCTTGGGCGGCGGCTACGAGATCCTGGTGGAGGCGGGGCCAGGTCTGGAGGCGGCCTTCCGGGAGCTGGAGGGGGTGGCGCGGGTGGAAGCGGAGGCAGGGCGCTACCGCATCCTGGCCAGCCGTGACCTGCGCCCAGAGCTGGCCCGGGTGGCCGTGGAACGCGGAGCCCTCTTCGGCCTGGCCCTGCGCCGTCCCAGCCTGGACGAGGTCTACGCCCATTACTTCAAGGAGGTGGCGCATGCGGCGTGA
- a CDS encoding NEW3 domain-containing protein, with product MVRKLLTLVLLGFGVALAQAQGFRGLSLGTSYPEIGVQPGESVNLTLTLKNYGLPPGVVRVQVAEAPQGWQASLIGGGRLVRAVYLTPDGETTLTLRLQPPKEVKPGTYRFLVRAEGLGQTVTLPIALVVGQGLPQRLSLEAELPVLKGPPTSSFRYRVTLKNESDRDLLVSLEYEAPKGWQVTFTPAFSSQQVTSLPIKAGESKDLDVEVSLPKDTKADTYGLTLRAVAGEAKAELGLTLEVTGRPEVRFTTKEGRLSGQVVAGRENAVKLVVKNEGSAPAKNLSFSAMEPSGWEVKFEPDKLEALDPGQEQEVTARIKPSPKAVTGDYMVTLSLSGAEGLSESLDYRATVVRSSLWGLVGVGIMAVALLVLGFAVNRFGRR from the coding sequence ATGGTGCGCAAGCTACTCACCCTGGTTCTTCTGGGATTCGGCGTGGCCTTAGCCCAAGCCCAGGGCTTTCGCGGTCTTTCCCTAGGCACCTCCTATCCGGAAATCGGGGTGCAACCCGGGGAGAGCGTCAACCTGACCCTCACCCTCAAGAACTACGGCCTTCCTCCCGGGGTGGTGCGGGTCCAGGTGGCCGAGGCCCCACAAGGCTGGCAGGCCAGCCTCATCGGCGGAGGCCGTTTGGTGCGGGCGGTTTACCTGACCCCGGACGGGGAAACCACCCTTACCCTTCGCCTCCAGCCTCCCAAGGAGGTGAAGCCCGGCACCTACCGCTTCCTGGTGAGGGCCGAAGGCCTGGGGCAGACCGTTACCCTGCCCATCGCCCTGGTGGTGGGCCAGGGCCTGCCGCAAAGGCTCAGCCTCGAGGCCGAGCTTCCCGTGCTCAAAGGTCCCCCCACCAGCTCCTTCCGCTACCGGGTGACCCTGAAAAACGAATCGGACCGCGACCTCCTGGTTTCCCTGGAATACGAGGCCCCAAAAGGTTGGCAGGTCACATTTACCCCTGCCTTCTCCAGCCAGCAGGTGACCAGCCTGCCCATCAAGGCCGGGGAGAGCAAGGACCTGGATGTGGAGGTATCCCTGCCCAAGGACACCAAGGCGGACACCTACGGCCTCACCCTGAGGGCCGTGGCCGGGGAGGCCAAGGCGGAGCTGGGGCTTACCCTCGAGGTCACAGGCCGACCCGAGGTGCGCTTCACCACCAAGGAGGGGCGGCTTTCCGGACAGGTGGTGGCGGGCCGGGAAAACGCGGTGAAGCTTGTGGTGAAGAACGAGGGTAGCGCCCCGGCCAAGAACCTGTCCTTCAGCGCCATGGAACCCTCGGGCTGGGAGGTGAAGTTTGAGCCGGATAAGCTGGAGGCCCTGGACCCCGGCCAGGAGCAGGAGGTAACCGCCCGCATCAAGCCCTCCCCCAAGGCGGTCACCGGGGACTACATGGTGACCCTTAGCCTCTCCGGAGCCGAGGGCCTCTCCGAGAGCCTGGACTACCGGGCCACCGTGGTGCGCTCCAGCCTTTGGGGCCTGGTGGGGGTGGGCATCATGGCCGTGGCCCTTTTGGTCCTGGGCTTCGCCGTGAACCGCTTCGGCCGGAGGTAG
- the speD gene encoding adenosylmethionine decarboxylase: MELFGFGPHLMVDGYDANPEKLRDAELVRRVLDELPDEMEMTKVLPPFVYSYGPEGEDGVTGVVIIAESHIAIHTFPKKRFLSIDIFSCKAFDMAQVLRKLTAVFEIGRYETYMINRGKEFPKDPELARKIVLGEREYLEARVS, translated from the coding sequence ATGGAACTCTTCGGATTCGGACCGCATCTGATGGTGGACGGCTACGACGCCAATCCCGAAAAGCTCCGGGACGCCGAGCTGGTGCGCCGCGTCCTGGACGAGCTCCCCGATGAGATGGAGATGACCAAGGTGCTTCCCCCCTTCGTCTACAGCTACGGCCCCGAGGGGGAAGACGGGGTGACCGGGGTGGTGATCATCGCCGAAAGCCACATCGCCATCCACACCTTCCCCAAAAAGCGCTTCCTTTCCATCGACATCTTTTCCTGCAAGGCCTTTGACATGGCCCAGGTGCTGAGGAAGCTCACCGCGGTCTTCGAGATTGGCCGCTACGAAACTTACATGATCAACCGGGGCAAGGAGTTTCCCAAGGACCCCGAGCTGGCCCGGAAGATCGTCCTGGGGGAGCGGGAGTACCTCGAAGCGCGGGTGAGCTAG
- the sdhC gene encoding succinate dehydrogenase, cytochrome b556 subunit, whose protein sequence is MYRGREGQWAFYLHRISGLGILVFLMLHVANIASAMWGPEVSNALMKFYHQPVFQLGLLVLVAGVLYHGFNGLRIILMDFTSWGVRYQRQLWYGVWVLFVVFYLPFLIRIGGNILGGGHGD, encoded by the coding sequence ATGTACAGGGGAAGAGAGGGGCAGTGGGCGTTTTACCTGCACCGGATCTCGGGCCTGGGCATTCTGGTCTTCCTCATGCTCCACGTGGCCAACATCGCAAGCGCCATGTGGGGCCCGGAGGTGTCCAACGCCCTCATGAAGTTCTATCACCAGCCCGTGTTTCAGCTGGGGCTTCTCGTCCTCGTCGCTGGGGTGCTCTACCATGGGTTCAACGGCCTCCGGATCATCCTTATGGACTTCACCAGCTGGGGGGTGCGCTACCAGCGCCAACTTTGGTACGGGGTTTGGGTTCTCTTCGTGGTCTTCTACCTGCCCTTCCTGATCCGGATCGGCGGGAACATTTTGGGAGGCGGCCATGGCGATTAA
- a CDS encoding succinate dehydrogenase hydrophobic membrane anchor subunit encodes MAIKSKRYEEARLEASTNLELYWWVFMRISGVVLVFLLIGHMWMNAVLMDLNKIDYDYVAKRLSQTTWKVYDWLILALALLHGGNGLRYVLDDWIRNPSRRFWAKVVLYSLIAFLFFLGSLSLFNHDFGVK; translated from the coding sequence ATGGCGATTAAGTCCAAGCGCTACGAGGAGGCGAGGCTCGAGGCCAGCACCAACCTGGAGCTCTACTGGTGGGTCTTCATGCGCATCTCCGGGGTGGTGCTGGTCTTCCTGCTCATCGGCCACATGTGGATGAACGCCGTTCTCATGGACCTCAACAAGATCGACTACGATTACGTGGCCAAGAGACTCTCTCAGACCACCTGGAAGGTCTACGACTGGCTCATCCTGGCCCTAGCCCTCCTGCACGGGGGCAACGGGCTTCGCTATGTGCTGGACGACTGGATTCGGAACCCGTCCAGGCGCTTCTGGGCCAAGGTGGTGCTCTACAGCCTTATCGCCTTTCTTTTCTTCCTGGGAAGCCTTTCCCTTTTCAATCACGATTTCGGGGTGAAGTGA
- the sdhA gene encoding succinate dehydrogenase flavoprotein subunit, producing MAHRHEVIVVGAGGAGLATALYAAREGADVAVVTKLYPTRSHTGAAQGGIGAALGNVEEDHWEWHMFDTVKGGDYLTDQDAAEVFAKEVIEAVLELEHMGLPFDRLPNGKIAQRRFGGHTKDWGKAPVHRAAHAADRTGHMILQTLYQQCVKHNITFYNEFHVTDVIIEDGVAKGLVAYELATGELHLFQAKAIVIASGGFGRIYKVTSNAYTLTGDLQAILYRKGLPLEDMEFYQFHPTGLYPLGILLTEGARGEGGILRNALGERFMERYAPTIKDLAPRDLVSRAMYLEVREGRGVGPKKDHVLLDLTHLPPEVIEKKLPDITEFSRIYLGVDPLKEPVPVMPTAHYAMGGIPTTLWGQVIRDENNTVVPGLYAAGEAACVSLHGANRLGTNSLGDLVVFGRRAGIHAARFAKDADYHELKADHLGESRERIERIKNSTGKEKVAVLRAELQQSMMDHASVFRTGELLTKQVEILKELMDRYRHISIDDKGEAYNTELVEALELGYLLEVSEALVHSALNRTESRGAHAREDYPERDDANWLKHTLAYKVADGKVTFRYKPVVLGRFEPKARTY from the coding sequence ATGGCGCACAGACACGAGGTGATCGTGGTGGGCGCGGGCGGGGCGGGCCTGGCCACCGCCCTGTACGCGGCCAGGGAAGGTGCGGATGTGGCGGTGGTGACCAAGCTCTACCCCACGCGAAGCCACACGGGGGCGGCCCAAGGAGGCATAGGGGCGGCCTTGGGCAACGTGGAGGAGGACCACTGGGAATGGCACATGTTCGACACGGTGAAGGGGGGGGACTACCTCACCGACCAGGATGCCGCCGAGGTCTTCGCCAAGGAGGTGATCGAGGCGGTCCTGGAGCTGGAACACATGGGCCTTCCCTTTGACCGGCTCCCCAACGGCAAGATCGCCCAGCGCCGCTTTGGCGGCCATACCAAGGACTGGGGCAAGGCCCCGGTGCACCGGGCAGCCCACGCCGCGGACCGCACCGGGCACATGATCCTCCAGACCCTTTACCAGCAGTGCGTGAAGCACAACATCACCTTCTACAACGAGTTCCACGTCACCGATGTCATCATCGAGGATGGGGTGGCCAAGGGCCTGGTGGCCTACGAGCTCGCCACTGGGGAGCTCCACCTCTTCCAGGCCAAGGCCATCGTCATCGCCTCCGGGGGGTTTGGCCGCATCTACAAGGTGACCTCCAACGCCTACACCCTCACCGGGGACCTGCAGGCCATCCTCTACCGCAAGGGGCTTCCCCTCGAGGACATGGAGTTCTACCAGTTCCACCCCACGGGGCTCTACCCCTTGGGCATCCTCCTCACCGAGGGGGCCCGGGGGGAGGGGGGCATCCTGAGGAACGCTCTGGGGGAGCGCTTCATGGAGCGCTACGCCCCCACCATCAAGGACCTGGCTCCCAGGGACCTGGTTTCCCGAGCCATGTACCTGGAGGTGCGGGAGGGCCGGGGGGTGGGCCCCAAGAAGGACCACGTGCTCCTGGACCTCACCCACCTGCCCCCTGAGGTCATCGAGAAGAAGCTCCCCGACATCACCGAGTTCAGCCGCATCTACCTGGGGGTGGACCCCTTGAAGGAGCCGGTGCCGGTGATGCCCACCGCCCACTACGCCATGGGGGGCATCCCCACCACCCTGTGGGGCCAGGTGATCCGGGACGAGAACAACACCGTGGTGCCTGGGCTTTACGCTGCCGGGGAAGCGGCCTGCGTCAGCTTGCACGGGGCCAACCGCCTGGGGACCAACTCCTTGGGGGATCTGGTGGTCTTTGGTCGGCGCGCGGGGATCCATGCGGCCCGCTTCGCCAAGGACGCCGATTACCACGAGCTCAAGGCCGACCATCTGGGCGAAAGCCGCGAGCGCATTGAGCGCATCAAGAACTCCACGGGCAAGGAGAAGGTGGCCGTCTTGCGGGCCGAGCTCCAGCAGTCCATGATGGACCACGCCTCCGTCTTCCGCACCGGGGAACTCCTCACCAAGCAGGTGGAGATCCTGAAGGAGCTCATGGACCGCTACCGGCACATCTCCATCGACGATAAGGGGGAGGCCTATAACACCGAGCTGGTGGAGGCCCTGGAGCTGGGGTACCTCCTCGAGGTCTCCGAGGCCCTGGTGCACTCTGCCTTGAACCGCACCGAGTCCCGCGGGGCCCATGCCCGGGAGGATTACCCCGAGCGGGACGATGCCAACTGGCTCAAGCACACCCTGGCCTACAAGGTGGCCGACGGCAAGGTGACCTTCCGCTACAAGCCCGTGGTCCTGGGCCGATTTGAGCCCAAGGCCCGCACCTACTAG
- a CDS encoding succinate dehydrogenase iron-sulfur subunit, whose amino-acid sequence MQVTLKILRFDPAKDQKPTWHTYQVEAEPWDRVLDLLHKVKWDQDGTLAFRRSCGHGICGSDAMLINGRNRLACKTLVKDLGNVITVEPIRGLPVEKDLIVDMEPFFAAYRAVKPYLINDEPPPARERLQSPEERERFDHGTKCILCASCTTSCPVFWVNGTYLGPAAIVQAHRFIFDSRDRGKRERFKALGSGSGVWRCRTAYNCTEACPREIPVTQLIEEVKRAILFDRF is encoded by the coding sequence ATGCAGGTAACCCTGAAGATCCTCCGCTTTGACCCCGCCAAGGACCAGAAGCCCACCTGGCACACCTACCAGGTGGAGGCCGAACCTTGGGACCGGGTTTTGGACCTTCTCCACAAAGTGAAGTGGGACCAGGACGGCACCCTGGCCTTCCGCCGGAGCTGCGGCCACGGCATCTGCGGCTCCGATGCCATGCTCATCAACGGCAGAAACCGCCTGGCCTGCAAGACCCTGGTGAAGGACCTGGGGAACGTGATCACCGTGGAACCCATCCGGGGCCTGCCGGTGGAGAAGGACCTCATCGTGGACATGGAGCCCTTCTTCGCCGCCTACCGGGCGGTGAAGCCCTACCTCATCAACGACGAGCCGCCCCCTGCGCGGGAGCGTTTGCAAAGCCCTGAGGAACGGGAGCGGTTCGACCACGGCACCAAGTGCATCCTCTGCGCCAGCTGCACCACCAGCTGCCCGGTCTTCTGGGTGAACGGCACCTACCTGGGCCCGGCGGCCATCGTCCAGGCCCACCGCTTCATCTTTGACTCCCGCGACCGGGGTAAGAGGGAGCGCTTCAAGGCCCTGGGCTCGGGGAGCGGGGTTTGGCGGTGCCGCACCGCTTACAACTGCACGGAGGCTTGCCCCCGGGAGATCCCCGTGACCCAGCTCATCGAGGAGGTCAAGCGGGCCATCCTCTTCGACCGGTTCTGA
- the aspS gene encoding aspartate--tRNA(Asn) ligase, which translates to MRVLVRDLKQHVGEEVELLGFLHWRRDLGKVQFVLLRDRSGIVQVVTGGQKLPLPESSLRVRGVVVANAKAPGGLEVQAKAIEVLSPALEPTPVEIPKEEWRASPDTLLEYRYVTLRGEKARAPLKVQAALVRGFRRYLDRQDFTEIFTPKVVRAGAEGGSGLFGVDYFEYRAYLAQSPQLYKQIMVGVFERVYEVAPVWRMEEHNTSRHLNEYLSLDVEMGFIQDEEDLMRLEEGLLQEMLEEALTSAASEIRLLGAEWPSFPKDIPRLTHAEARRLLKEELGYPVGQDLSEEAERLLGQYAKERWGSDWLFITRYPKALRPFYTYPEPDGTTRSFDLLFRGLEITSGGQRIHRYPDLVESLRAKGMDLEGFKGYLEVFKYGMPPHGGFAIGAERLTQKLLGLPNVRYARAFPRDRHRLTP; encoded by the coding sequence ATGCGGGTTCTGGTACGGGACTTGAAGCAGCATGTGGGCGAAGAGGTGGAGCTACTGGGCTTTCTCCACTGGCGGCGGGATTTGGGCAAGGTGCAGTTCGTATTGCTACGGGACCGAAGCGGCATCGTGCAGGTGGTCACTGGGGGGCAGAAGCTCCCCCTCCCCGAGTCCAGCCTCCGGGTGCGGGGAGTGGTGGTGGCCAACGCCAAGGCCCCCGGGGGCCTCGAGGTCCAGGCCAAGGCCATAGAGGTCCTCTCCCCCGCCCTGGAGCCCACCCCGGTGGAGATCCCCAAGGAGGAGTGGCGGGCAAGCCCCGACACCCTTCTGGAATACCGCTACGTCACCCTAAGGGGGGAGAAGGCCCGCGCCCCCCTTAAGGTGCAGGCCGCCTTGGTACGGGGCTTTCGCCGGTATTTGGACCGCCAAGACTTCACCGAAATCTTCACCCCCAAGGTGGTGCGGGCGGGAGCCGAAGGGGGTTCAGGGCTTTTCGGGGTGGACTACTTTGAGTACCGGGCCTACCTGGCCCAGTCCCCCCAGCTCTACAAGCAGATCATGGTGGGGGTCTTCGAGCGCGTCTACGAGGTGGCCCCGGTGTGGCGCATGGAGGAGCACAACACCAGCCGCCACCTGAACGAGTACCTCTCCCTGGACGTGGAAATGGGCTTCATCCAGGACGAGGAGGACCTCATGCGGCTGGAGGAAGGCCTTCTCCAAGAGATGCTGGAGGAAGCCCTAACGAGCGCCGCAAGCGAGATCCGGCTTCTGGGGGCGGAATGGCCCTCCTTCCCTAAGGACATCCCCCGCCTGACCCACGCCGAGGCCCGCCGCCTCCTCAAGGAGGAGCTCGGCTACCCCGTGGGGCAGGACCTCTCCGAGGAGGCGGAGCGCCTTTTGGGCCAGTACGCAAAGGAGCGCTGGGGCTCGGACTGGCTCTTCATCACCCGCTACCCCAAAGCCCTCCGGCCCTTCTACACCTATCCGGAGCCAGACGGCACCACCCGGAGCTTTGACCTCCTCTTCCGCGGCCTGGAGATCACCTCGGGGGGCCAGCGCATCCACCGCTACCCGGACCTGGTGGAAAGCCTAAGGGCCAAGGGCATGGACCTCGAGGGCTTTAAGGGCTACCTGGAGGTCTTCAAGTACGGCATGCCCCCCCACGGGGGCTTCGCCATCGGAGCGGAAAGGCTCACGCAAAAGCTTCTCGGTCTGCCCAACGTACGCTACGCCCGGGCTTTCCCCCGGGACCGCCACCGGCTCACGCCTTAG
- a CDS encoding TatD family hydrolase — translation MTDTHAHLDFLEESELAEARAHLPELKAVLTLGVDPGRWERTLSLAQGNVYAAVGLHPTSAHLLSPEVEEALRYYARHPRVRAIGESGLDYYWTPETKPAQLKALEFQATLAEELGLPLVLHVRSKDGQAEEDLSAWLLAHRPKRVVLHAFGGHPALERAGLEVGAYFSFAGPLTYKKNQALREAAGRLPADRLLVETDAPFLPPEPHRGKRNLPHYVRHTLAKLAEVRGLAWEEAEALTDRNAATLFRWA, via the coding sequence ATGACCGACACCCACGCCCACCTGGACTTCCTGGAAGAAAGCGAGCTGGCCGAGGCCAGGGCCCACCTTCCCGAGCTCAAGGCCGTCCTCACCCTGGGGGTGGACCCCGGCCGTTGGGAAAGGACCCTGAGCCTGGCCCAAGGAAACGTCTACGCCGCCGTGGGCCTCCACCCCACCTCGGCCCACCTCCTCTCCCCCGAGGTGGAAGAGGCTTTAAGGTATTACGCCCGTCACCCCCGGGTGCGGGCCATTGGGGAAAGCGGCTTGGACTATTACTGGACCCCCGAAACCAAGCCCGCCCAGCTCAAGGCCCTGGAGTTCCAGGCAACCCTGGCCGAGGAACTCGGACTACCCTTGGTGCTCCACGTGCGGAGCAAGGACGGGCAAGCGGAGGAAGACCTGTCCGCCTGGCTTCTTGCCCACCGACCCAAAAGGGTGGTCCTCCATGCCTTTGGCGGGCACCCGGCCTTGGAGCGGGCAGGCCTCGAGGTGGGGGCCTACTTCAGCTTCGCCGGCCCCCTTACCTACAAGAAGAACCAGGCCCTGCGGGAAGCGGCCGGGAGGCTCCCCGCAGATCGGCTCCTGGTGGAAACCGACGCCCCCTTCCTACCCCCCGAGCCCCACCGGGGAAAGCGCAACCTCCCCCACTACGTGCGCCACACTTTGGCCAAACTGGCCGAGGTGCGGGGGCTGGCCTGGGAGGAAGCGGAGGCCCTCACCGACCGGAACGCAGCCACCCTCTTCCGCTGGGCCTAG